A region of Haliotis asinina isolate JCU_RB_2024 chromosome 7, JCU_Hal_asi_v2, whole genome shotgun sequence DNA encodes the following proteins:
- the LOC137290440 gene encoding DNA primase large subunit-like, with protein sequence MEIIKTRQRRTGGIKSEVKQKYAHPLQFYSVPPEETISLQEFEEFAVERLKVLKAVETASVRHVRGSAEYIAYLEKEIKNTKFKSLLKVSYGGELKQDETEARRLDHISHFILRLAYCRSEDLRRWFLQQELDLFRFRFQRETKDSRLSFLKINNLGYKPIPDEEKKDVLPNLLACDTPARVEVNEYYKVHFTEALDLVRGKRVYLERGFAFVAQDDLVSILLSVYRTRLSHALAVTCRALPHLEEDDRLLPMLCGLSKRYLGQDYNSKKSTVGQITADMIDLLSRTSFPPCMQQLHQSLRSNHHLKHGGRMQYGLFLKGIGLSLEEAMKFWRAEFVKGMDPDKFDKQYSYNIRHNYGKEGKRADYTPYSCMKIIMSNNPGQGDSHGCPFRHCDADLLRQKLRAQNISKDAVDEIAKFAKEGHYQLACGRYFDASHNISGDNVETSINHPNQYFEESQIIRKDGGKKLNTPNPGKVIRVRASQNSQSLKTSSQPTDTQTTDMDEMEDDFPMEELDSMLQ encoded by the exons TTCTGAAGGCTGTTGAGACTGCCTCTGTACGTCATGTTCGAGGGTCAGCTGAATATATTGCGTATTTGGAGAAGGAGATCAAGAACACCAAGTTCAAGTCACTATTGAAA GTATCTTATGGTGGTGAGCTGAAGCAGGATGAAACAGAGGCTCGAAGGCTGGACCACATCTCTCACTTCATCTTGAGGCTGGCATATTGCAGATC AGAGGATTTGAGACGATGGTTTCTGCAGCAGGAGTTGGACCTCTTCCGTTTCCGATTCCAGCGAGAGACTAAAGATTCTCGTCTTTCTTTCCTGAAGATCAACAATCTTGGCTACAAACCA ATTCCTGATGAAGAAAAGAAAGATGTGTTGCCAAACCTCTTGGCTTGTGACACGCCTGCCCGAGTAGAGGTCAACGAGTATTATAAG GTTCATTTCACTGAAGCTCTGGATTTGGTGCGGGGAAAGAGAGTCTACTTGGAGCGAGGCTTTGCATTTGTTGCCCAGGATGATCTGGTCTCCATTCTGCTGTCTGTCTACAGGACCAGACTGTCACATGCTCTTGCT GTGACATGTCGAGCCTTGCCACATCTGGAGGAGGACGACCGTCTGTTGCCGATGTTGTGTGGTCTGAGCAAGCGCTACCTGGGCCAAGACTACAACAGCAAGAAATCGACTGTAGGACAGATTACAGCTGACATGATTGATTTG CTGTCGCGGACGTCCTTCCCTCCATGTATGCAGCAGCTCCATCAGAGTCTCCGCAGCAACCACCACCTGAAGCATGGCGGCAGGATGCAATATGGACTCTTCCTCAAGGGAATCGGTCTGTCTCTGGAAGAGGCCATGAAGTTCTGGCGAGCTGAGTTTGTGAAGGGAATGGATCCTGACAAG TTTGACAAGCAATACTCCTACAACATCCGCCACAACTATGGCAAGGAAGGAAAGCGAGCTGACTACACCCCATACAGCTGCATGAAGATCATCATGTCGAACAACCCTGGACAAGGTGACTCCCACG GCTGTCCGTTCCGGCACTGTGATGCTGACTTGCTAAGACAGAAACTGCGAGCACAGAACATTTCGAAAGATGCTGTTGATGAG ATAGCAAAGTTTGCGAAGGAAGGCCACTATCAGTTGGCATGTGGGCGATACTTTGATGCATCTCATAACATTTCTGGAGACAATGTTGAAACCAGCATCAACCATCCAAACCAGTACTTTGAAGAGAGTCAAATTATACGCAAGGATGGGGGAAAGAAATTAA ACACACCTAATCCAGGGAAGGTAATCCGGGTCAGAGCTTCACAGAATTCTCAGTCGTTGAAAACTTCAAGTCAgccaacagacacacagactACAGATATGGATGAAATGGAGGACGACTTCCCCATGGAGGAATTAGACTCAATGCTTCAATAA